A single genomic interval of Sebastes umbrosus isolate fSebUmb1 chromosome 11, fSebUmb1.pri, whole genome shotgun sequence harbors:
- the ppox gene encoding protoporphyrinogen oxidase, whose amino-acid sequence MRTVAVLGGGIGGLAASYYLCKSPQVTKVILLESSSRFGGWLWSTRRSDGAVFEHGPRGIRPAGAVGRNTLNMVDDLGLGGEILPVTSSHVASQNRYVYVNKQLHKMPSGISGLLRTVPPFSRPLLLSVAMEILVKKGKQEDESIHSFVSRRLGKELADIAVDSLCRGVFAGDCRKLSVRSCFPPLYKAEQRRGSLILGMLLGSGPTPVVPPGPLAQRSMDESWAQWSLSRGVESLPESIAAYLQQSGRVQLHREAAVQLISPSASGWKINLEDGVISADHIISALPAKALSSVLPSSCQPLIQLLQDISTVTVAVVNLEYEGSILPVMGFGHLLPSSENRGVLGVVYDSVPFPQHNRPDGQTTRLTVMMGGAWFQEVFGDPETVTEEYLLARATEAVNSQLGVTAAPSWSRVTLQKDCITQYYQGHHRRVESMRSFIRENNLSLSLIGSSYDGVSVNDVIFNGRTAAEELLGTGV is encoded by the exons ATGAGAACAGTTGCAGTCCTTGGAGGGGGGATCGGGGGTTTGGCAGCATCTTACTACCTTTGCAAGAGCCCCCAGGTTAccaag GTCATTTTATTGGAGTCCAGCAGTCGCTTTGGAGGTTGGCTGTGGTCCACCAGGAGGTCTGATGGGGCGGTGTTTGAACATGGACCCAGAGGGATTCGACCCGCTGGGGCAGTGGGACGCAACACACTCAATATG gtggatGACCTGGGTCTTGGGGGGGAGATCCTGCCAGTCACCTCCAGTCATGTCGCCTCCCAGAACAGATATGTGTATGTCAACAAACAGCTCCACAAGATGCCTTCAGGAATAAG TGGACTTCTGCGAACGGTACCACCCTTCTCTCGTCCCCTCCTGTTGAGTGTTGCCATGGAGATACTAGTGAAGAAAGGCAAGCAGGAGGACGAGTCCATCCATTCGTTTGTTTCTAGGAGGCTAGGGAAGGAG CTGGCAGACATAGCTGTGGACAGTTTGTGTCGAGGTGTGTTTGCGGGGGACTGCAGGAAGTTGAGTGTGCGTTCTTGTTTTCCTCCCTTGTACAAAGCAGAGCAGCGCAGAGGTTCGCTGATACTGGGCATGCTGCTGGGCTCAG GTCCAACTCCTGTGGTCCCCCCCGGCCCTCTGGCTCAAAGATCTATGGACGAGTCGTGGGCCCAGTGGTCCCTGAGCAGGGGAGTGGAGTCCCTCCCAGAATCCATCGCTGCGTACCTGCAACAGAGCGGGCGAGTGCAGCTTCACAGAGAGGCAGCTGTTCAACTGATCAGTCCTTCAGCCTCTGGGTGGAAG atcaATTTGGAGGATGGAGTCATATCAGCTGACCACATCATCTCTGCACTACCTGCTAAAG CGCTCTCCTCAGTCCTGCCGTCCTCCTGTCAACCTCTCATCCAGCTGCTACAGGACATCTCCACGGTAACAGTTGCCGTGGTAAATCTGGAGTACGAGGGTTCCATCCTGCCTGTAATG GGTTTTGGTCACCTGCTTCCATCATCGGAGAATCGAGGTGTACTCGGGGTCGTCTACGACTCGGTTCCCTTCCCTCAACACAACAGACCTGATGGACAGACGACTAGACTCACG GTGATGATGGGTGGGGCCTGGTTCCAGGAAGTGTTTGGGGATCCAGAGACAGTAACGGAGGAATATCTTTTAGCAAGAGCCACGGAGGCGGTGAACAGCCAGCTGGGAGTCACCGCAGCACCGAGCTGGAGTCGGGTGACTCTACAGAAG GACTGTATAACTCAGTACTACCAAGGACACCATCGGAGAGTAG AGTCCATGCGTAGCTTCATAAGGGAGAATAATCTCTCGCTATCTCTGATTGGTTCCTCCTATGACGGCGTGTCAGTCAACGATGTCATCTTTAATGGACGAACGGCTGCAGAGGAGCTGTTGGGAACTGGAGTTTGA